One region of Amphiprion ocellaris isolate individual 3 ecotype Okinawa chromosome 9, ASM2253959v1, whole genome shotgun sequence genomic DNA includes:
- the stmn1b gene encoding stathmin 1b: MASTGDIQIKELNKRASGQAFEVILSPSTPDAKGEFPLSPTKKKEMSLDEIKRKLEAAEERRKSHEAEILKHLAEKREHEKEVIQKAIEENCNFMKSAQEKLNQKMEANKENHSARMAALSEKFKEKDKKLEEVRKNKEAMKETQS, encoded by the exons atggCAAGCACTGGAG ACATACAAATCAAGGAGCTGAACAAGCGGGCATCAGGCCAAGCATTTGAGGTCATCCTGAGCCCCTCAACCCCGGATGCTAAGGGGGAGTTTCCTTTGTCCCCCACTAAGAAAAAGGAAATGTCACTGGATGAGATTAAGAGAAAACTAGAGGCTGCTGAAGAACGCCGCAAG AGCCACgaggctgaaatcttgaaacaTCTTGCTGAGAAACGAGAGCATGAGAAGGAGGTCATACAGAAGGCCATAGAGGAGAACTGCAACTTCATGAAGTCAGCGCAAGAGAAGCTCAATCAGAAGATGGAGGCAAACAAAGAGAACCACTCTGCACGGATGGCGGCTCTCAGTGAGAAGTTCAAGGAGAAG GACAAGAAGCTTGAGGAAGTGAGGAAGAACAAGGAGGCGATGAAAGAAACGCAGAGTTAA
- the paqr7b gene encoding membrane progestin receptor alpha-B → MATVVMEQIGRLFINAQQLRQIPQLLESAFPTLPCTVKISDVPWVFRERHILTGYRQPHQSWRYYFLTIFQRHNETINVWTHLLAALIILVKWQEISETVDFLRDPHAQPLFIVLLAAFTYLSFSALAHLLSAKSELSYYTFYFLDYVGVAVYQYGSALAHYYYAIEKELHTSVQGFFLPAAAFLAWLTCFGCCYGKYASPELPKVAIKLFQVVPSALAYCLDISPVVHRIYRCYQEGCSDPIVAYHFYHVLFFLISAYFFCCPHPESFFPGKCDFIGQGHQIFHVFVVVCTLMQVEALRTDFTERRPFYERLHGDLAHDAVALFIFTACCSALTAFIVRNRVRASLQEKEE, encoded by the coding sequence ATGGCAACGGTGGTGATGGAGCAGATCGGTCGGCTCTTTATCAACGCCCAGCAGCTGCGACAGATCCCCCAGCTGCTGGAGTCGGCCTTCCCGACGCTGCCTTGCACTGTGAAGATCTCCGACGTTCCCTGGGTGTTCCGCGAGCGTCACATCCTCACCGGCTACCGACAGCCGCACCAGAGCTGGCGCTACTACTTCCTCACCATCTTCCAAAGGCACAATGAGACCATCAACGTGTGGACCCACCTGCTGGCCGCCCTCATCATCTTGGTGAAGTGGCAGGAGATCTCGGAGACGGTGGATTTTTTGCGAGACCCTCACGCCCAGCCCCTCTTCATTGTGCTCCTGGCAGCTTTCACCTACCTCTCCTTCAGTGCTCTCGCTCATCTCCTCTCTGCCAAGTCAGAGCTCTCGTACTACACCTTCTACTTCCTCGACTATGTGGGGGTTGCTGTCTACCAGTACGGGAGTGCTCTGGCACACTACTACTATGCCATAGAGAAAGAGCTGCACACCAGCGTGCAGGGGTTCTTTTTACCCGCTGCAGCTTTCTTGGCTTGGCTTACTTGCTTCGGCTGCTGCTACGGCAAATATGCCAGCCCTGAGCTGCCTAAGGTAGCTATCAAGCTCTTCCAAGTGGTGCCCTCGGCCTTGGCTTACTGTTTAGACATAAGCCCAGTGGTTCATCGCATTTACAGGTGCTACCAGGAGGGCTGCTCTGACCCAATTGTGGCGTACCATTTCTACCATGTGCTCTTTTTCCTAATCAGCGCCTACTTCTTTTGCTGCCCTCACCCAGAGAGTTTTTTCCCTGGGAAGTGTGACTTCATCGGGCAGGGCCACCAGATCTTTCACGTATTCGTGGTGGTATGCACCCTGATGCAGGTCGAAGCGCTGCGAACAGACTTCACGGAGCGCCGTCCCTTCTACGAGCGTCTCCACGGAGATCTGGCGCACGACGCCGTTGCACTCTTCATCTTCACTGCCTGCTGCAGTGCTCTTACTGCTTTTATTGTGCGCAATCGTGTACGTGCCTCTCTCCAGGAGAAGGAGGAGTAA